One Thalassotalea atypica DNA window includes the following coding sequences:
- a CDS encoding Vgb family protein, translating into MNKLTVFLSAFLASLVGFAGSTSANTYTTNAQFDLGILNSVNHDNPNDDQLQLSTTGSTFPLLWAANAGEDSVSKVDTDADCEVARYATWHIGPFHSAWSGPAPSRTAVDSEGNVFVANRQFDGRPMNVLKILSEGGVDRNGNGVIDTSTDVNGDCIIDRSDPAEFLPPVDDNLDGILQTSEIRDERVVWINHVGPANSLGRSLCIGTDGNLWMGDYTNRSYYKVQASDGAVLAGPIATTGSLSPYGCLVDGDGILYSSSLSSTMGILDTNTNTWLATLNTGASVYGIAIGNGMVYTSGSGSYRQYDQNSGVGEPDGNPATGTFSSPGDVGNSTLGISVDGDGSIVLGQSPIRKYSSAGVTQWATPNAASDTRGVVPDSNNNIWAVNRGSNNSTKFNKDTGNLMATVPLGNQPYTYSDATGFAATNTTDPSGIWTIIEDGGDAGNPWDEISWNNEPEGSIPAGGSITVEARVSDTQVGLGLETYAAMTNGLSGIAMNGRFIQVRATLRPGDNGESPVLSDLSIEPLVIVNEVKICDVDLDDDIDRVDLRAISLARNQTALPDDPRDANFDGTITPSDIKVCIPLCTLPRCAIVDNGPL; encoded by the coding sequence ATGAATAAATTGACAGTATTTCTGTCTGCATTTCTAGCGTCACTTGTTGGCTTTGCAGGCAGTACATCTGCGAATACTTATACCACCAATGCCCAGTTTGATCTGGGTATCCTAAACAGTGTTAACCACGACAATCCAAATGATGACCAACTGCAACTCAGTACAACCGGTAGTACCTTCCCGTTATTGTGGGCGGCTAACGCTGGTGAAGACTCTGTGTCTAAAGTTGATACGGATGCTGACTGTGAAGTTGCTCGCTATGCTACATGGCATATAGGCCCTTTCCACTCAGCGTGGAGTGGACCTGCACCCTCACGTACCGCAGTTGACTCAGAAGGTAATGTCTTTGTCGCCAATCGACAGTTTGATGGCCGTCCGATGAATGTATTGAAGATTTTATCGGAAGGTGGTGTAGATCGTAACGGCAATGGTGTTATTGATACATCGACCGATGTCAATGGTGACTGTATCATTGACCGAAGTGATCCAGCAGAATTTCTGCCACCGGTAGATGATAACCTTGATGGCATATTACAAACCTCTGAAATAAGAGATGAGCGAGTTGTATGGATCAATCATGTTGGCCCTGCGAATAGTTTAGGTCGCTCTTTGTGTATCGGTACCGACGGCAATTTGTGGATGGGAGACTATACCAATAGAAGCTACTACAAAGTTCAAGCATCTGATGGTGCAGTGCTTGCAGGGCCAATAGCCACAACAGGCTCACTATCGCCATACGGCTGCTTAGTAGATGGTGACGGTATTTTATACAGCTCTTCACTCTCTTCGACCATGGGCATCCTTGATACCAATACCAATACGTGGCTAGCAACGTTAAATACTGGCGCTTCGGTTTACGGTATAGCTATAGGCAATGGCATGGTTTACACCAGTGGTAGCGGTAGTTATAGACAATATGATCAAAATTCAGGAGTTGGCGAACCAGATGGCAATCCTGCCACCGGCACATTCTCCTCTCCAGGCGATGTCGGTAACTCTACCTTGGGGATTTCCGTCGATGGCGATGGAAGTATTGTTTTAGGCCAATCGCCAATCCGTAAATATAGCTCAGCTGGCGTCACACAATGGGCTACACCAAATGCGGCAAGCGATACACGTGGCGTTGTTCCTGATTCTAACAATAACATTTGGGCAGTAAATAGGGGCAGTAATAACTCCACCAAATTTAACAAAGATACTGGGAATTTGATGGCGACAGTGCCTCTTGGCAATCAGCCTTATACCTACAGTGATGCAACAGGTTTTGCCGCAACAAACACCACTGACCCATCAGGTATTTGGACAATAATTGAAGATGGCGGCGACGCAGGTAATCCTTGGGACGAGATTAGTTGGAATAATGAGCCCGAAGGCAGTATTCCTGCTGGAGGTAGCATTACCGTAGAAGCACGAGTGTCTGATACGCAAGTAGGTTTGGGTTTAGAAACCTATGCCGCAATGACTAATGGATTATCAGGAATTGCAATGAACGGTAGATTTATACAAGTACGTGCCACCTTAAGACCGGGTGATAACGGCGAAAGCCCAGTACTTTCAGACCTTAGTATTGAACCTTTAGTCATTGTTAACGAGGTTAAAATTTGTGATGTGGACCTTGATGATGATATCGACAGAGTTGATTTAAGAGCAATTAGCCTAGCCCGTAACCAAACAGCATTACCTGACGACCCTAGAGACGCCAACTTTGACGGCACTATAACTCCGTCAGATATTAAAGTGTGTATACCACTTTGTACCTTGCCTCGTTGCGCCATAGTCGATAACGGACCACTGTAA
- a CDS encoding ATP-binding protein codes for MPYARLDDSRTRKTGGIGLGLAIVKSAVNQLEGEISASNLSFGGAFFKIELPI; via the coding sequence ATTCCTTACGCTCGACTAGATGATAGTCGCACCAGAAAAACAGGTGGAATAGGACTAGGGTTAGCGATTGTGAAGAGTGCAGTAAATCAACTTGAGGGAGAAATAAGTGCTTCTAATTTGAGCTTTGGCGGTGCGTTTTTTAAAATAGAGCTGCCAATTTGA